Within the Miscanthus floridulus cultivar M001 chromosome 17, ASM1932011v1, whole genome shotgun sequence genome, the region TTGCGGAAGAAGGCGATGGGGTTGGCGTATCGGACGCCGCTCTGCTTGATGCCGTCGTTCCCGGTGAGTGGGACGCGGCAGCGGTCGCGGGCGAGCTCGATCTCGGCGCAGTCCGCCTCGGGGCTCTTGAGCAGCCTCACGTCGCAGATCTCGTCCTGGTGGTCGCCGCCGATCTCCATCTTGTACCACCCGCCGGCGTCCGTCGTCGCCTGTGCCTTATCGTGAACTTGCTGCGACTCGAAGTGACGGCACTCCATCTCCACCGTCGCGCCTGCATGCATGGACGCATAGTTTTGTCACGCAGATACATAGCACACAGCAaatggcatgcatgcatgcatgagctgCACAAATGCAGGCGCCAGATCATCAGTGTGCATGACTACAGGCATGCAGCCTCACCTTGGATGGCGTGGGAGATGTTGGTCTCGAACCCGGCGCGGCAGTTGTCGCAATAGATGCGGCCGGTGACGACAAACCCACCACCGGCTGCGGCGACGGCCACGACGGCGGCTACGGCCGTGGCCACTAGGAGCAGCGCCACGAGGCTACGCAGCTGCGGCATCATATCGTCGTTGTCAGCTTTGTTTCTCCCGACCGGCGCGCTATGCTACCTGATGCGATCTACAGCAATCTGAGACGACGTCAGGTCTCAGACAGCTTAAAAATGGCGAGCTGTGTCAGGGTGCAGAGGACGAAACCGGCCATTCCGCGGTTACACGTGAGAGGCGGAGCTTGTTCGTAGGCACCGGAAAGGCGCAAACAAAGGTGCCTGTGTGTTTGCGCTTTTAATTTGACCACGCAAGCGGGGAGTTTAAGGTGTGAGAATTTTTAGCATCAGTCACTACCCAAACCAATTCTCTCCACTCATTACCCACCCCCGTGTCCCGTTAGGAGCACGCTAAGAGCAAGGACATTAATACACGTCAGTGGAGGAGAAAGCCCCGCCATCCTAGACCTGTGAGGCTCCGTTTGGGAGACCTCCGCTCCTAATTCTTTAGCTCTACTCTTGATTCTTGGACGAAGTGATTTCATTAAATTTCTAGGAGGGAGCAGGGTGGGGAGCTGATGAGAATAATTCTCTATTGTTTCCCACCAGAATATAACAGGGAATAAGGTGAAGCTGGTTTTTTTTTAACTCCCAGCTCATAGTGTAAATGAAGAAGTGATTCTCTATTGTATAAGTAGTTGTTGTCACGCAACTCACAAACATTCATTTGTTGTATGCACAAATTAAGGACCCTAGAATTCCTATGAAACAACTTAAAAGACAACTCATTGTATGTTTTACCTCTTAAGTCGTCTCACAGTTATAGGGCACTACATGAGACTATCTATGAGACGATACCAATGTACTCGCCCTAAGAGTATCTCTGATAGTCTTTCTAAACCCCactctctaaattatcatttagagccatttgcataaaaattattttctataTGTTTTCACTCTCCAGCAGTTTTCTATATCTTGTTTCCACTTTAGAGAGCCATTCTCGTTTTTTTATCTTTGGCTTTTGAGAAATCTAgattagaagatggttatattTTAATAACCAATTAAAGAGACGGTTAAAAGGTAATTTTTCATAAAAAATTCTATTTCTAATAATTAGGAAGGATATAGAGAGTGTGTTGGAGTTCCTTAAAAAATCCAGCGTTCCTGAAACACCGACGGGAAAGACGCttgtcggggttatgataccccAGGTATCTCAGGACACTGATTAGTTAGCCACTCGAGCGGCCCGCGCTGGCCCAACTAAAAGAAGCCCAGCCATCGCAGCCCACCTAAACTACAAAAGCCCCGGGCCAAACACCAAGTCATAAGGTTCATCACgacctctttctttttcttctactGCACGCTGTGCAGTACCGCACGACCCCTCCTCTGTCTCGACCCTTGGGAAGGATGAGGAGGGATCGAGCCACATCAAGTACGCTAACCTTGACAGAGACAGGCACACTCCACTCACGCCACTAGGACTGAGGGGACAGTAGCCTCGGGGACAGGCGTCATCCTGGCGCCACGCTgcgcagacaagacaacaccaccaGACAATGACGACCAGTATGGCACCCCATCGTCCAAATATGGCCCGGCGAGACGAGCGTACGGCCCTACCCGCTACGGGATGGGGCGCATGACACTGGCCTTGActttctgaaagctctagtttggttttggtaaattgatgaaaccctaagtgttagccTAATTTatctaagtgaatatgagataggttatgcacattccaagtggtggagcaagatggaaatgatcatgatggtgatggtcatggagatgatcaagtgctcgggtttagaaaagaagaaagagaaaaacaaaaagctcaaggcaaaggtgaattttgataggagctttttgattTGTTGATCAAGACACATagtgagtgtaatcacatttatgatcgatagctgtactattaagaggagtgaaactcgtatcaaaatgcgattatcaaagtgccactagatgttctaactcattgcatatgcatttagatctagtggagagctaatacccttgaaaatgtttatgaaaatatgctaacacatgtgcacaagatgatacacttggtggttgacacactTGTTCAAGGATAGTGAAGTTTGGTGAAGTTTGAAGTTGAGGAGACACTGGTTTCAGTGATCGGACTCAGgccacaaagtgaccggacgttggcttaGTGAGTTCGATCAATTATAGAGGAGTTGGCGCACTCGGGCTCGGTCTGGGAAGTGATCGAACGCTAAATAGTAATAGTGACTGAATGTGCAGAGTCTGCGTCTGGTCAAGCTGTGACATACGCTGATGCAAGCAATGAGAAGAGCAACTTAGGACCGGACTCGGCGTGGCATCCGGTCGAGGATGaacggacgcgtccagtcaagaAAAAGCGtctctggtaccttactagagtcgaccgaactCCAGGcttggagcgtccagtcagttgagtGGCGCGTCAGGTCGTTGGTTTGACTGAGTGGGCGCGCGCGCGATCAGACTTGGCCCTGGTGCGTCAGGTCTTGTTGTCGTGCGTCCAATCATCACTTAATTGTGCGGGCGATCGAGTTGATCCTTGAGATCGTATGGACGTGTTGAGCGCGGGGGACACGTGGACGACGATCAGTAATCGGACGCTTGTGAGCGTGCGTCCGATCGATCTGAACAGCACGTCTGATCACCTCGATTTCTGCACAGTGAGGGAGCCCAACGACACTATTTTGAGGGGGGCCTCTATTTTAGGCaccatggccgactcaagctcactctcttggctatttgtattgacatagcaacctaatgagcttagccaaatccctcccactcatctccattattgtttcatcatctttgtgagactgggagtgaatccaagtgcattgcttgagtgattgcaatttagaggcacttggtgtttatgttttgctgcaggatttgcttgtttctcttagtggttgccgccacctaaacCACTTGgtgtagcgaggatcgtcgaacggaggaaggtgattgtctccgactctaattttggtgattgtgaggggttcttgacatttccccagcggagagccaaaaggtactctaatagATTGCTCATGgcatgtgtgatcctcatcttgtgttggttgtgcggcaccctattgtgggtttggcatgtgatgccaattaacacatgaacctccaagtgagtgtatcgccacaatggggactagcttgccggcaagcaagtgaacctcagtgaaaaatcattgtgtcatttcTTATCACCGGGATTCTTTTGTGATTGATtgacttcatcttgtgattggctcactcctctacacggcggtataaacatcaGTACCACTTTAGTATTTACctttctagtgtagctaagctctttagtgtaactagttttgagagcagcttgtgtcttgtctagtggttagtgagactctttagttagtctttgagagctcactaacttagtggtagtgacttagccttgagTGTGAATTAAagactatagcaactagaattatggttaggtggcttgcatttttagtaggctagcgcaacattcgcttcacctcataattatctaactgctttgtttaagtgttgttgtagaatttttaatcgGCTATTcgtcccccctctagccattagaacctttcaagtgatatcagagctgtggtcaccgtgatttgaggcttaacaacttgtggtgtaaaaatggctcaaatcaacaacaccaagaagccaccctaatttgatggctctaattatccttattggaaggcaaagatgacaatatatatcaagtcaatcaatagaaatgtgTAGAAGGTGGTGGATACCAAATTTGAGGTAGCCGATCTAgggaatcccaccgtggccgaagaggTGTTGctctaaaataatgacattgcttttagtgccattcatgatgctttggatgagagaacatttgagcaaatcaagaacattgagatagcTTATgatgcatggaagaagttggaggagtcatttgagggcactcaagcggtGAAGTGTGCCAAGGCATACATTCTTAAGGAAAAGTTTGCAAACttcaaaataaagaaagatgagagtgtgtcgacgatgtttcataggcttcaagtgcttgtcaatgatctcaaatcaCTTGGTAAAGAactgaaggacaaggacttctcccataagttcatgagatgcttaccatcaagatttggtATGTTAGTctctattctagtgaggagtggtttgaacaccatgacaccaaaccaagtgttgggagatgtgatgaccgatgacacatatagggatgatgatgagaaggaaaaaaagaaagatgagaagaagaagagtgtggcattcaaggccacatcatccaaggtcaaggcaaagcaagaatcatcaagtgaagatgaagatttgagctttgatgagatggatgatgagaagatggctctctttatgaggagatttggcaagttcatggtgaagaagggctactatGCTAGAaagaagaagtcttcatccaagaacagggaagagttaagaaggtgcttcaagtgtggaagcaaggatcatcttgttgctcaatgcccatacaatagcgacactgatgatgatgatgacaagaagagcaagaagaaggacaagaaggaaaagaaagagaagaaggacaagatgaccttaaaaaagaagaagaagggtggttcatatacggtcacttgggatagttatGCTTCCTCAAATGATGATGAttgtagtgatgatgacaagaccaccaagaagaaggctcttgcaagcattgctatcaatgagaagccttctctctttgacactccatcgacttgcttcatggctaaggccactaaggtacaaacttatgatgatggatgtgatgaggaacatgataatgaaagtgaaagtgataatgatgatgaaccaactaaagatgaactaattgacatgttgaaagatgctaaagaacattttgacattaagagaagggaatacaaagACTTGTGAAAGGAACTAAAAACctttaagcaagcctttgatgagctcaatgcatctcatgaaagTCTAAAGaaagaccatgaggagcttggcaaggctcacaagaagcttgaaaaggctcattcctctctacttcatgagtaaaatgagaaggagcatgttgtaacatgtgacaaaggcttaacttatgatataattgaagaatcattctataagcctatcattgttggttccactaacccttcttgtagcacttccacttctagctcatctagtagtgatggtctcacttgtgatgcctcactaatggttgagaatgagacactcaagaaggaggtcaataagctcactcatgccttaggcaatgcctatggtggcaaggcccgcttgctaaagtgcttgagtAGCCAAAAGATTTTTTTCTCAACAAAGAGGAATTGGGCTATAACTCTAAGAAAgccaaggcagcctttgctcctcacaagactagttttatgaagaacaatggtcggttttgcaatagatgcaactAAGttaggcatgtagagcaatattgcaagaacaagaacaagaacactaatgtatcctcaattaagtttgattcttgttatttgcttaccaagggtgtgaatggagtgaaggctaagtttgttggtacatcAATTGTAGGATcaaaaagaagaaagccatttgggtgccaaagatcttagtaactaatcttcaaggacctagcaagtttgggtacctaaaaagaattgatcttcttttgtaggacaattacaaagccagagaaagtcattaggttcttgatagtcaGTGCACTCAACGCATGACCGGTGATgctagaatgttcaactcaatcaatatcaATGGTAATGaaggttatgatagtatcacatttgatgacaatggcaaaggcaaggtcaaagagcttggtaagattgcaatatctaatgacatgagcatatccaatgtgttgctagttgagagcttgaacttcaatttgctatccgtggcttaattgtgtgatcttggattcaaatgcatatttgggatagatgatgtagagatcataagtgtagatggctctaatttgatcttcaaaggctttagatatgagaatctatacttggttaatttcaatgctagtgaagctcaattgtcaacatgcttattcactaagtctagtatgggttggttatggcataaaatgcttggtcatgttggaatgaaacaattgaatagattggttaagcatgacttggttagaggcttgaaagatattgtgtttgagaaggataagctttgtagctcttgtcaagccagcagaTAAGTTGAAaatacccatcctaagaaaagtataATGAGCACTAAAAAAgcttttgagttgttgcacatggacttgtttgggccaactcaatacactagcatcggtggaaataaatatggctttatcatagtggatgactatactagatacacttgggcattgtttctagtggacaagagtgatgtgtttgcaacattcaaatcatttgtcaagggcattcacaatgagtttgaaataaccatcaagagagttagaagtggcaatgatagtgagttcaagaacacaagaattgatgagttgtgtgatgattttggaattagacatcaattctcggccaagtacactccacaatcaaatggctaggtctatgcttagtgagtacaatgtgagtcaatccttttgggccaaaactatcaacacgacttgctattatagcaaccgactctattgtgaccctttgaaagagaagacaacttatgagctcttgaatggtagaaagcccaatattgtatatttttgggtctttggttgcaaatgctacatattgaagaaaggcactagattaagcaagtttgacaagaagtgtgatgaaggattcttactcggttactccactacaagcaaagcatatagagtttagaatttggcaagtggcactcttgaggaagttcatgatgttaaatttgataaaaccaagggttcccaagatgagaatgaaaaCCTTGAAGATgctagaggcattcaactttcaaatgccataaagaacatggatgttggtgaattgaggcctaggcaagtgattgatgaagaagatgatcaagtgcaagtgctctctaactcaaatgtgcaagatgatacaaatcaagcaagcactagtggctctcatgataatgtgcaagatcaagtggctagtacatcatctcaatcaaatgagcaagcaagtgcaagcaatcaacttccaatactctaaccaaccaatattgtaagagatcatcccttggacactataattagagatatttctagaggtgtacaaacaagatcgagattagcttcattttatgagcacttcttatttgtatcatccattgaaccgaagaagatagaagaagcattgaaggatgttgattgggtgaatgctatacataaagaattgaacaacttcataagaaatcaagtatgggaattggtggAGAGACCAAAGAactacaatgtgattggaaccaaatatgtctttagaaacaagcaaggtcaagatgggatagtagtaaggaacaaagtaagattggtagcacaaggttacagtcaagttaaaggtcttgactttagagaaacatatgccctagttgctggattggaagcaattagaatcttgctagcctatacttgtgcccacaacatcaagctctatcaaattgatgttaagagtgcatttctcaatggctacatcaatgaagaagtatatgttgagcaaccactcggttttgaagatgacaaaaagcccaaccatgtgtacaagttgaagaaggcattgtatggcttgaagcaagcacctagggcATGGTATGAGaagttgagggacttcctactctctaaagggttcatgatgggcaaggttgacaccactcttttcaccaagaaaattggcaaggacttgtttgtgttgcaaatctatgttgatgacatcatatttggatcaactaatcaagacttttgtgaagagtttgggaagatgatggctaatgagtttgagatatccatgattgaagagttgatttacttccttggtcttcaaatcaagtaatttaagaatggtacatttgtaagtcaaggcaagtacatcaaagacatgctcaagaagtttggcatgaatgaagcaaaggccattagcacaccaatgggaacaaatggcagtTTGGagagtgatgcaagtggcaacatggtggatcaaaagttgtatcagtctatgattgaaagcctactctatgtgaccgcatcaagaccagatgtcatatttagtgtgtgcatgtgtgcaagatttcaagcctgaccaagagaaagtcattcgaaggctactaagagaatattgaggtacttaaagtatacacaaaatattggtttatggtatcctaaaggagcaaagtttgaacttgTTGGATATTCAAACTctgactatgcgggatgcaaggttgaaacaAAGAGCACCTAGGGCccttgtcaattgttgggaagatcacttatttcatggtcatcaaagaagtaaaatagtgtcgCATTATCAatcaccgaagccgaatacacaTCTGcgggtagttgttgtgcacaaattctttggatgaaggctacattgaatgactttggaatcaagtttaagaaagtgccattgctatacgaaaatgagagtgctatcaagctcaccaacaatctagttcaacatgcaagaacaaagcacattgatgtctgccactatttcataagagatcatcaataaaaagggaacatttgcattgagagtgtgggcaccaaagatcaactttctaacatattcaccaagccacttaatgagaagaggttttgcaagctaa harbors:
- the LOC136518523 gene encoding major pollen allergen Lol p 11-like; the encoded protein is MMPQLRSLVALLLVATAVAAVVAVAAAGGGFVVTGRIYCDNCRAGFETNISHAIQGATVEMECRHFESQQVHDKAQATTDAGGWYKMEIGGDHQDEICDVRLLKSPEADCAEIELARDRCRVPLTGNDGIKQSGVRYANPIAFFRKEPLPNCGELLRAYDLYNETSENS